A genomic stretch from Corynebacterium faecale includes:
- a CDS encoding LapA family protein, translated as MTTEPGRTNEPLPETGPGLDPDPTVTPHTPAVPAIREENQPNSEPKQPKSDARSGSTRTVAGGTWVSLVVGALLLIILLAFILQNQDPVEMNIFTWSFEFPAGIGFLLCAVTGALIMAIVGGVRMFEYKRKIKKMEKVLS; from the coding sequence ATGACTACTGAACCAGGACGCACCAACGAGCCGTTGCCCGAAACCGGTCCCGGTCTCGATCCGGACCCCACCGTCACCCCTCACACCCCGGCGGTCCCCGCCATCAGGGAGGAGAACCAGCCAAACAGCGAACCCAAGCAACCGAAATCAGATGCGCGTTCCGGTTCCACCCGCACCGTGGCCGGTGGAACCTGGGTGTCACTGGTCGTGGGTGCCCTGCTGTTGATCATCCTGCTGGCATTCATCCTGCAGAATCAGGACCCCGTGGAAATGAACATATTCACCTGGTCATTTGAATTCCCCGCAGGCATTGGCTTCTTGCTGTGCGCAGTCACCGGGGCGCTGATCATGGCCATTGTGGGCGGCGTCCGGATGTTCGAGTACAAACGCAAAATCAAAAAGATGGAAAAGGTTCTGTCCTGA
- the frr gene encoding ribosome recycling factor: MIDEILFESEDRMSNTVEHTREDLITIRTGRANPAMFNRVTADYYGVPTPITQMSSISVPEPRMLLIKPYEMTSMGAIENAIRNSDLGVNPTNDGQVLRVTIPQLTEERRRDMVKMAKGKGEDGKIAVRNIRRKGMEQLKKLQKDGDFGEDEVVAAEKELDKVTARYIEQVDEIVSRKEAELMEV, from the coding sequence ATGATCGATGAGATCCTCTTCGAGTCCGAAGATCGTATGTCCAACACCGTGGAGCACACCCGCGAGGACCTGATCACCATCCGCACCGGTCGCGCCAACCCGGCGATGTTCAACCGCGTCACCGCTGATTACTATGGCGTGCCCACCCCGATCACCCAGATGTCGAGTATCTCCGTACCGGAGCCCCGCATGCTGCTGATCAAGCCCTATGAGATGACTTCCATGGGGGCGATTGAGAATGCCATCCGTAACTCGGACCTCGGCGTCAACCCGACCAATGACGGCCAGGTTCTGCGTGTGACCATTCCCCAGCTCACCGAGGAGCGCCGTAGGGACATGGTCAAGATGGCCAAGGGTAAAGGCGAGGACGGAAAGATCGCCGTCCGCAATATTCGCCGTAAAGGCATGGAGCAGCTGAAGAAGCTCCAGAAGGACGGCGACTTCGGTGAAGATGAAGTCGTGGCAGCAGAGAAGGAGCTGGACAAGGTCACTGCACGTTATATCGAGCAGGTCGACGAGATCGTGTCCAGGAAGGAAGCCGAGCTGATGGAGGTCTAG
- the tsf gene encoding translation elongation factor Ts, which translates to MANYTAADVKKLRELTGSGMLDCKKALEESAGDFDKAVEILRIKGAKDVGKRAERNATEGLVAVSGNTMIEVNSETDFVAKNDDFKNFAAKIAEAAAAAKANSAEELAAVDVDGQSAQDALQEFSAKIGEKLELRRAVTLDGDKVAVYLHQRSADLPPAVGVLVAFSGEGEEAEAAARQAAMQIAALRASYLTREDVPADVIEKERSIAEQITRDEGKPEQAIPKIVEGRLNGFYKENVLLEQASVADSKKTVKAILDEAGANVTSFARFEVGQA; encoded by the coding sequence ATGGCGAACTACACCGCTGCGGATGTTAAGAAGCTCCGCGAACTCACCGGTTCCGGCATGCTCGACTGCAAGAAGGCACTGGAGGAGTCCGCTGGCGACTTCGACAAGGCTGTTGAGATCCTGCGCATCAAGGGTGCCAAGGACGTGGGCAAGCGCGCAGAGCGCAACGCCACCGAGGGCCTGGTTGCCGTCTCCGGTAACACCATGATCGAGGTCAACTCTGAGACCGACTTCGTGGCCAAGAACGATGACTTCAAGAACTTCGCCGCGAAGATCGCTGAGGCTGCCGCTGCAGCCAAGGCCAACTCCGCTGAAGAGCTTGCTGCTGTCGACGTTGATGGACAGTCCGCACAGGATGCACTCCAGGAATTCTCCGCCAAGATCGGCGAGAAGCTCGAACTGCGCCGTGCAGTCACCCTCGATGGTGACAAAGTCGCTGTTTACCTCCACCAGCGTTCCGCTGACCTGCCACCGGCAGTCGGCGTCCTGGTTGCTTTCTCCGGCGAAGGCGAAGAAGCCGAAGCTGCTGCCCGTCAGGCTGCCATGCAGATCGCTGCTCTGCGTGCGTCCTACCTGACCCGCGAGGACGTCCCAGCTGACGTCATCGAGAAGGAGCGCTCCATCGCCGAGCAGATCACCCGCGACGAGGGCAAGCCTGAGCAGGCTATCCCGAAGATCGTCGAGGGACGTCTGAACGGCTTCTACAAGGAGAACGTCCTGCTGGAGCAGGCTTCTGTTGCTGACAGCAAGAAGACCGTCAAGGCTATCCTGGACGAGGCTGGCGCCAACGTCACCTCCTTCGCCCGTTTCGAGGTCGGCCAGGCTTAA
- a CDS encoding tyrosine recombinase XerC: MTAAPESTQMLTAIDDFCDYLTLVVGRSEATVRGYRSDLRSLAASIQDLSSFTLSNLRAWLGQAVEEGKTRATLARRTASVKSFSTWAVKNGFIDTDEAARLVSPRVSRDLPKILGQTQAGEFVANAASSTEEEYRRDSAILELLYATGMRVSELCGLDLDDVDRHRRMVRVLGKGNKERMIPFGEAADDAVGQWLDVRCQMAKVDDALFVGVRGKRIDTRQIRRIVDRAAMVSGVDHLSPHSLRHTAATHLLDGGADLRQVQEMLGHSSLQTTQIYTHVSSQRLLDAFRQAHPRA; encoded by the coding sequence ATGACCGCCGCACCTGAATCCACCCAGATGCTCACCGCCATTGATGATTTCTGTGACTACCTCACGCTCGTCGTCGGCAGATCCGAGGCGACGGTGCGGGGATATCGTTCTGACCTGCGCAGCCTGGCGGCATCGATCCAGGACCTGAGTTCCTTTACCCTGAGCAATCTCCGCGCATGGCTCGGGCAGGCCGTGGAGGAAGGCAAGACCCGGGCAACGCTCGCGCGCCGTACAGCGTCCGTGAAATCATTCTCCACCTGGGCTGTGAAGAATGGCTTCATTGACACAGATGAAGCCGCCCGCCTGGTATCACCCCGGGTCAGCCGGGACCTCCCTAAAATTCTCGGGCAGACCCAGGCCGGCGAGTTTGTGGCGAATGCGGCGTCATCGACTGAAGAGGAATACCGCCGTGACTCCGCGATCCTTGAACTGCTCTATGCCACCGGCATGCGCGTGTCGGAGTTGTGCGGTCTGGATCTGGATGATGTGGACCGTCACCGCAGAATGGTGCGGGTATTGGGCAAGGGCAATAAGGAACGTATGATCCCCTTCGGCGAGGCTGCTGATGACGCCGTGGGGCAGTGGCTGGATGTGCGTTGTCAGATGGCCAAGGTTGATGATGCCCTGTTCGTGGGGGTTCGCGGCAAACGGATCGATACCCGCCAGATTCGGCGCATCGTGGACCGTGCTGCAATGGTGTCGGGAGTGGATCACCTCTCACCCCACTCACTGCGTCACACCGCGGCCACCCACCTTCTTGATGGTGGGGCGGATCTCCGCCAGGTCCAGGAAATGCTGGGGCATTCCTCCCTGCAGACCACACAGATCTACACCCACGTCAGTTCCCAACGCCTACTCGATGCGTTCCGGCAGGCACACCCACGGGCGTGA
- a CDS encoding YraN family protein, translating to MHTSNNDLGAVGENLVAARYFRQGYQVLERNVRYPFGEIDLVVEDPDGTTVFVEVKTRRGEGFGVAESVTPRKLSRMRHVAAAWLKGKPYRDIRFDVVTVRVEPHTGHFVVDCFEGVTHGAR from the coding sequence ATGCACACGAGCAATAATGATTTAGGTGCGGTGGGGGAGAACCTGGTGGCCGCCCGGTATTTCCGGCAGGGCTATCAGGTGCTGGAACGCAACGTCCGCTATCCATTCGGCGAGATCGATCTCGTCGTCGAGGACCCCGATGGCACCACGGTTTTCGTGGAGGTGAAAACCAGACGGGGTGAAGGATTCGGGGTCGCGGAATCAGTGACACCGAGGAAACTCTCCCGGATGAGACACGTCGCTGCAGCCTGGCTGAAGGGGAAACCATATCGGGACATCCGCTTCGATGTGGTGACCGTGAGGGTTGAACCCCACACCGGCCACTTTGTGGTGGACTGTTTTGAGGGGGTCACCCATGGCGCTCGGTAG
- a CDS encoding YifB family Mg chelatase-like AAA ATPase has translation MALGRSLTTAPSGVTAMVVTVEANVGPGLPGTFVVGLADASITESRDRIRTAVANSSLAWPKTKVIISLSPASVRKSGSHLDLAMAVAVLAAQSKDRDFQRNAAATMFLGEVALDGTLVPVTGILPALLAARDTGVDTVVIPAGNHAEAGLMDQPRVYLADNLRDIVGWLDGLVDLDQAPRRLELPSESHPDMRDVVGQPEARFAAEVAAAGGHHMMMLGPPGSGKSMIAQRLPGLLPPLDEQQRIEATVVHSVAGRTFDGPVLQAPFVAPHHSVSRAALLGGGSGNPLPGAVSLAHHGVLFLDEVSEIPASILDTLRTPLECGTVRIVRSRQDITFPASFQLVMAANLCRCGAEQPTDCTCTGSARANYLNNLSGPLRDRLDLMVQTHARGAVLSNTGEEATAPIAERVREARHRQAVRWSRAGLRDTVNATVDPHRLRREFPADEGAMAYLGVFLADGAVSQRGVDRALKLSWTLCDLEGGDRPNLDHVARALQLRGTTSLEVVA, from the coding sequence ATGGCGCTCGGTAGATCACTGACCACGGCACCGTCTGGAGTGACAGCGATGGTGGTGACAGTGGAGGCCAATGTCGGCCCCGGTCTGCCGGGAACCTTCGTGGTGGGCCTGGCAGATGCCTCCATCACAGAAAGCCGTGACCGTATCAGGACAGCGGTGGCGAACAGCTCGTTGGCCTGGCCCAAAACCAAAGTCATCATCAGCCTATCCCCGGCATCGGTGCGAAAGAGTGGCTCCCACCTCGATCTGGCCATGGCGGTTGCCGTTCTGGCGGCGCAGAGTAAGGACCGGGATTTTCAGCGGAACGCCGCAGCCACCATGTTTCTGGGAGAGGTGGCACTGGACGGAACCCTGGTCCCCGTCACGGGTATCCTGCCGGCGCTGCTCGCTGCCCGTGACACGGGCGTGGACACCGTGGTGATTCCCGCGGGTAACCATGCAGAAGCCGGTTTGATGGATCAGCCGCGGGTATATCTGGCGGACAACCTCCGGGATATTGTCGGTTGGTTGGATGGACTGGTGGATCTGGATCAGGCTCCGCGGCGCCTGGAACTCCCTTCGGAATCACACCCCGATATGCGTGATGTGGTGGGGCAACCGGAGGCCAGGTTCGCAGCTGAGGTGGCTGCGGCCGGGGGCCACCACATGATGATGCTGGGCCCTCCGGGTTCGGGGAAGTCGATGATCGCCCAGCGGCTTCCCGGTCTCCTGCCCCCCCTGGATGAACAACAACGCATTGAGGCCACCGTGGTGCATTCGGTGGCAGGCAGGACTTTCGACGGCCCCGTACTTCAAGCACCGTTCGTGGCTCCACACCACAGTGTGAGTAGAGCTGCACTGTTGGGCGGGGGATCGGGTAACCCCCTGCCCGGTGCAGTCAGCTTGGCTCATCATGGAGTCCTGTTTCTGGATGAGGTCAGTGAGATTCCAGCATCCATCCTTGACACCCTTCGCACGCCCTTGGAGTGCGGCACAGTCCGGATAGTCCGCTCCCGGCAGGACATCACCTTCCCCGCCAGTTTCCAGCTGGTCATGGCGGCCAATCTTTGCAGATGTGGGGCTGAGCAACCCACCGACTGCACCTGCACCGGATCAGCCCGCGCGAACTATCTCAACAATCTCTCCGGGCCACTTCGGGATCGTCTGGATCTCATGGTACAGACGCATGCCCGCGGTGCAGTCCTGAGTAACACCGGGGAGGAGGCCACCGCGCCGATCGCGGAACGGGTGCGGGAGGCCAGGCATCGACAAGCAGTCAGGTGGTCGCGCGCCGGGTTGCGCGACACGGTCAACGCCACCGTCGACCCACACCGCCTGAGGCGGGAATTCCCGGCTGATGAGGGGGCCATGGCGTATCTCGGGGTGTTCCTGGCTGACGGGGCGGTCTCCCAGAGAGGCGTGGACCGGGCTTTGAAACTGTCCTGGACCCTATGTGACTTGGAGGGCGGGGATCGCCCGAACCTGGACCATGTGGCGCGGGCACTTCAATTGCGTGGAACCACCAGCCTGGAGGTAGTGGCATGA
- the rpsB gene encoding 30S ribosomal protein S2: MAVVTMRELLDAGVHFGHQTRRWNPKMRRFIFTERNGIYIIDLQQTLTYIDQAFEFVKETVAHGGTVLFVGTKKQAQEAVQVEADRVGMPYVNHRWLGGMLTNFQTVSKRLHRMKELQAMDAAEGGYDGRTKRETLMLTRERTKLERVLGGIAEMTRIPSALWIIDTNKEHIAVSEAHKLNIPVVAILDTNCDPDVVDFPVPGNDDAIRSTALLSRVISTAVEEGKKAREERQLAAAREAAGEPKGEEAPAEEAAQAETATEAPAEAPAEVAAEVATEAAPETAAE, from the coding sequence ATGGCAGTTGTAACCATGCGAGAGCTTCTCGATGCTGGTGTGCACTTCGGCCACCAGACCCGCCGCTGGAACCCGAAGATGCGTCGTTTCATCTTCACCGAGCGCAACGGCATCTACATCATCGATCTCCAGCAGACCCTGACCTACATCGATCAGGCCTTCGAGTTCGTCAAGGAGACCGTTGCCCACGGCGGCACCGTTCTGTTCGTAGGCACCAAGAAGCAGGCTCAGGAAGCTGTTCAGGTTGAGGCGGACCGCGTTGGTATGCCTTATGTGAACCACCGTTGGCTCGGCGGAATGCTGACCAACTTCCAGACCGTTTCCAAGCGTCTGCACCGCATGAAGGAACTCCAGGCAATGGACGCTGCTGAGGGTGGCTACGATGGCCGCACCAAGCGCGAGACCCTCATGCTCACCCGCGAGCGCACCAAGCTGGAGCGCGTCCTCGGCGGTATCGCCGAAATGACCCGCATCCCTTCCGCTCTGTGGATCATTGACACCAACAAGGAGCACATCGCTGTCTCCGAGGCTCACAAGCTGAACATCCCGGTTGTTGCCATCCTGGACACCAACTGTGACCCTGACGTTGTTGACTTCCCGGTTCCGGGTAACGACGACGCCATCCGCTCCACCGCTCTGCTCTCCCGCGTCATCTCCACCGCTGTGGAAGAGGGCAAGAAGGCACGCGAGGAGCGCCAGCTGGCCGCCGCACGCGAAGCTGCAGGCGAGCCAAAGGGCGAGGAAGCACCAGCAGAGGAAGCCGCTCAGGCTGAGACTGCAACCGAAGCTCCGGCTGAGGCTCCAGCAGAGGTTGCAGCAGAGGTTGCAACCGAAGCTGCACCGGAGACCGCAGCTGAATAA
- a CDS encoding DUF2469 domain-containing protein produces the protein MSAEELDNYEAEVELSLYREYRDVVSQFSYVVETERRFYLANAVQLIPHNDGKDIYYEVRMSDAWVWDMYRSARFVRYVRVITYKDVNIEELDKPDIIIPE, from the coding sequence ATGAGCGCTGAGGAACTCGACAATTATGAGGCCGAGGTTGAGCTGTCGCTGTACCGCGAATACCGCGATGTGGTCAGCCAGTTCTCCTATGTTGTGGAAACTGAGCGACGCTTCTACCTGGCCAACGCCGTACAGCTGATCCCTCACAACGACGGCAAGGATATCTACTACGAAGTCCGCATGTCGGATGCCTGGGTATGGGACATGTACCGCTCTGCCCGCTTCGTGCGCTATGTCCGCGTGATCACGTACAAGGATGTCAATATCGAAGAACTGGACAAGCCGGACATCATCATCCCGGAGTAA
- a CDS encoding phosphatidate cytidylyltransferase, translating to MSDPEHHHRTMRMPKPKNSAGRDLKAAIGVGVGLALLVVVGILLSPWGWYLLVAGAIAVATWEVGGRLKESGYHLPMPIMIIGGQAMVWFSWAFETSGILSSYVATVLVLMFFRIFYNGPEKEAKNYLRDTSVGIFVLTWIPLFGSFAAMLSLMENNDVPGIFFILTFMLCVVGSDVGGYIAGVFFGSHPMAPAVSPKKSWEGFAGSILLGSATGALAVHFLLNHHWWLGVILGICLVICATLGDLVESQFKRDLGIKDMSNLLPGHGGLMDRLDGMLPSAMVTWLILSAVSSSYAG from the coding sequence ATGAGTGATCCGGAGCATCATCACCGGACCATGCGGATGCCCAAACCCAAAAACAGTGCGGGCAGAGACCTGAAGGCCGCCATCGGCGTAGGCGTGGGCCTCGCTCTCCTGGTGGTCGTGGGCATCCTGCTCAGCCCATGGGGTTGGTATCTTCTCGTTGCAGGCGCCATCGCTGTGGCCACCTGGGAGGTGGGTGGCAGGCTCAAGGAGTCCGGGTATCACCTCCCCATGCCGATCATGATCATCGGTGGGCAGGCGATGGTGTGGTTCTCGTGGGCGTTCGAAACCTCCGGAATCCTCTCCTCCTATGTGGCTACGGTTCTGGTTCTGATGTTCTTCCGGATCTTCTACAATGGTCCGGAAAAGGAAGCGAAGAACTACCTGCGTGACACGTCGGTAGGAATTTTTGTTCTCACGTGGATTCCGCTTTTCGGAAGCTTCGCGGCGATGTTGTCCCTTATGGAGAACAATGATGTGCCGGGGATCTTCTTCATTCTCACCTTCATGCTGTGCGTGGTGGGCTCTGATGTGGGTGGCTATATCGCAGGTGTGTTCTTCGGCTCGCATCCGATGGCGCCAGCGGTCAGCCCGAAGAAATCCTGGGAGGGTTTCGCCGGCTCGATCCTGCTGGGTTCGGCCACGGGAGCCCTCGCCGTGCACTTCCTCCTCAATCACCACTGGTGGCTGGGTGTCATTCTCGGCATCTGCCTGGTGATCTGCGCAACCCTGGGTGACCTGGTGGAATCCCAGTTCAAGCGGGATCTGGGTATCAAGGACATGTCCAATCTGTTGCCCGGCCACGGAGGGCTCATGGACCGTCTCGATGGCATGCTGCCCTCGGCTATGGTGACCTGGCTGATCCTGAGTGCGGTCAGCAGCTCCTACGCGGGTTGA
- the pyrH gene encoding UMP kinase codes for MTTPSEEPRTSYKRVMLKLGGEMFGGGKVGVDPDVVDNVARQIAEVAKSGAEIAVVIGGGNFFRGAELQQRGMDRARSDYMGMLGTVMNCLALQDFLGQHGVDCRVQTAINMAQVAEPYLPLRAERHLEKGRVVIFGAGMGMPYFSTDTTAAQRALEIGCDVLLMAKAVDGVYSADPRTNPDAELFDEITPKEVIEKGLKVADATAFSLCMDNNMPILVFNLLTDGNIARAVNGERIGTLVES; via the coding sequence GTGACCACCCCGAGTGAAGAACCCCGCACCAGCTACAAGCGCGTGATGTTGAAGCTCGGAGGTGAAATGTTCGGTGGAGGAAAAGTCGGCGTTGACCCGGATGTGGTGGACAACGTCGCCCGTCAGATCGCCGAGGTGGCCAAGAGCGGCGCAGAGATCGCGGTCGTCATCGGTGGCGGTAACTTCTTCCGTGGTGCTGAGCTGCAGCAGCGTGGCATGGACCGGGCTCGTTCCGACTACATGGGCATGCTCGGAACTGTGATGAACTGCCTGGCTCTCCAGGACTTCCTCGGTCAGCACGGGGTGGACTGCCGCGTCCAGACCGCCATCAACATGGCTCAGGTCGCGGAGCCATATCTGCCGTTGCGCGCGGAACGCCACCTGGAGAAGGGCCGTGTGGTCATCTTCGGTGCCGGCATGGGTATGCCGTACTTCTCCACTGACACCACCGCCGCGCAGCGTGCACTGGAAATCGGTTGCGATGTCCTGCTCATGGCCAAGGCCGTGGACGGGGTCTACAGCGCCGACCCACGCACCAACCCGGATGCTGAGCTTTTCGACGAGATCACCCCGAAGGAAGTCATCGAGAAGGGCCTCAAGGTCGCCGACGCCACCGCATTCAGCCTCTGCATGGACAACAACATGCCGATTCTGGTGTTCAACCTGCTGACAGATGGCAACATTGCACGTGCGGTCAACGGCGAGCGTATCGGCACACTGGTCGAGTCCTGA
- a CDS encoding M23 family metallopeptidase, whose translation MTGALFTIPTSEASGTSGPSGTPSTYVNPTSGLPRAGTVIRAFDKPEFNWLPGHRGVDLPLDIGADVFSAGGGVVAFTGVVVGTPTVSIDHDDGVRTTYQPVHAHVSTGDRVVAKQRIGSLGHPTTPYPGLQWGARIDGEYINPIGLLPTPTIRLKPVTPVGVPAGTHRVGVGN comes from the coding sequence ATGACTGGCGCACTTTTCACAATCCCCACCTCTGAGGCGTCAGGCACCTCGGGGCCTTCCGGCACGCCCTCCACCTACGTCAATCCCACCTCGGGACTGCCACGGGCAGGAACCGTGATCAGAGCCTTTGATAAACCGGAGTTCAACTGGTTACCCGGACACCGCGGGGTCGATCTCCCCCTGGACATCGGTGCGGATGTTTTCAGCGCCGGCGGCGGCGTGGTTGCTTTCACCGGCGTGGTGGTGGGCACCCCGACGGTGTCCATTGATCATGATGACGGAGTGAGAACCACCTACCAACCGGTTCATGCCCACGTCTCCACCGGGGACCGGGTCGTCGCAAAGCAGAGGATTGGCTCTTTGGGGCATCCGACCACGCCCTACCCCGGCTTGCAATGGGGTGCGCGCATCGACGGGGAGTACATCAATCCGATCGGATTACTTCCCACCCCGACCATCCGGCTGAAACCCGTCACGCCCGTGGGTGTGCCTGCCGGAACGCATCGAGTAGGCGTTGGGAACTGA
- the dprA gene encoding DNA-processing protein DprA, with amino-acid sequence MSATITDRLKAWAYLSRVVEGPSAHLHYLLTQGRDPEAIAHGVRHREPWIGDLLKETASRHDWDTAQQDLEKLLAMDGRLITPEDREWPTAEFDHAFGFAASGMSEHVRTYQEDAVPPHALWVRGRDLQSLTSQAVAIVGTRAVSHYGRDVTRMMVDTLVPHQWTIISGGALGVDTVAHTSAVHAGGSTVMVAACGLDRSYPARNQALFNEIVQKKAGAIISEYPPGTPPQRHRFLTRNRLVAALSQGTVVTEAAWRSGALNTLSWASGLGRVAMAVPGPVTTAGSLGCHERIRTGQAEMVCSGDEVRSLLGAIGGLDPHEQYELNFAANPIQGLSRNELRVFDSLGSLPREVSDIASDTGLSLALVVHLLVELDKRGVITREGTRWGRVVPSGGEAPGDRAIGD; translated from the coding sequence ATGAGCGCCACCATCACCGACCGGCTGAAGGCCTGGGCATACCTTTCCCGGGTGGTGGAGGGGCCGAGTGCCCATCTCCACTACCTGCTCACACAGGGCAGGGACCCAGAGGCGATCGCCCACGGGGTCCGTCACCGGGAGCCCTGGATCGGGGATCTGCTGAAAGAAACAGCCTCCCGCCATGACTGGGATACCGCTCAACAGGATCTGGAGAAACTCCTCGCGATGGATGGGCGCCTCATCACCCCGGAGGACCGGGAGTGGCCCACGGCAGAATTTGATCATGCCTTCGGGTTCGCGGCATCAGGGATGAGCGAGCATGTCCGCACCTACCAGGAGGATGCCGTGCCACCCCATGCGCTGTGGGTGCGCGGCAGGGACCTGCAGTCATTGACCTCCCAGGCTGTGGCCATCGTGGGCACCCGAGCAGTCAGCCACTATGGCCGGGATGTCACGCGCATGATGGTGGACACCCTGGTGCCCCACCAGTGGACGATCATCTCGGGGGGCGCGCTCGGGGTGGATACCGTCGCCCATACTTCTGCGGTGCACGCCGGGGGAAGCACGGTGATGGTCGCCGCATGCGGACTGGACCGGTCCTATCCGGCGCGCAACCAGGCGCTTTTTAATGAGATCGTGCAGAAGAAGGCCGGGGCGATCATCAGCGAGTACCCACCGGGGACCCCTCCACAGCGTCATCGGTTCCTCACCCGTAACCGCCTGGTGGCGGCGTTGTCACAGGGCACGGTGGTCACAGAGGCGGCCTGGCGCTCTGGTGCCTTGAATACCCTCAGTTGGGCTTCAGGGCTGGGGCGGGTGGCCATGGCCGTGCCCGGGCCGGTCACCACCGCCGGTTCGCTGGGGTGCCATGAGAGAATCCGGACGGGGCAGGCAGAGATGGTGTGCAGCGGTGATGAGGTTCGTTCACTGCTCGGTGCCATCGGTGGCCTGGATCCGCATGAACAATATGAGCTCAACTTTGCCGCCAACCCCATTCAGGGACTGAGCCGGAATGAATTGCGTGTCTTTGATTCATTGGGATCTCTGCCCAGGGAGGTGAGCGACATCGCCTCCGATACCGGGCTGTCCCTCGCTCTGGTGGTTCACCTTCTCGTGGAATTGGATAAACGGGGTGTGATCACCCGCGAAGGCACCAGGTGGGGCAGGGTGGTTCCTTCCGGCGGAGAAGCGCCAGGTGACAGGGCTATAGGGGACTGA
- the rlmN gene encoding 23S rRNA (adenine(2503)-C(2))-methyltransferase RlmN, with amino-acid sequence MATPLPLVFSAPKRGMPPAHFADLSDEQRIEALSELGLPKFRLNQIARHYYGRLEADPTTMTDLPEAVRSKVKEALFPTLMEPLRVVEADDEDTQKTLWKLHDGTLLESVLMRYPDRATLCISSQAGCGMACPFCATGQGGLDRNLSIGEIVDQVRNAAATMHAEGGRLSNIVFMGMGEPLANYKRVVSAVRQITQPSPEGFGISQRSVTVSTVGLAPAIRKLADEDMSVTLAVSLHTPDDELRDELVPVNNRWSVAEVLDAARYYADKSGRRVSIEYALIRDINDQDWRADMLGEKLHKALGSRVHVNLIPLNPTPGSKWDASPRDRQEEFVRRVIAKGVPCTVRDTKGQEIAAACGQLAAEEK; translated from the coding sequence ATGGCTACACCCTTACCATTGGTATTTTCTGCCCCCAAGCGCGGTATGCCACCAGCTCACTTCGCTGATCTCTCCGATGAACAACGGATCGAGGCGCTTTCTGAACTAGGCCTGCCCAAATTTCGACTGAACCAGATCGCCCGTCACTACTACGGCCGTCTTGAAGCCGACCCGACCACCATGACTGACCTGCCTGAAGCGGTCCGCTCCAAGGTCAAAGAGGCCCTGTTCCCGACGCTGATGGAACCTCTGCGCGTCGTGGAGGCCGATGATGAGGACACCCAGAAGACGCTGTGGAAACTCCACGACGGCACCCTTCTGGAGTCTGTGCTCATGCGCTACCCGGACCGCGCCACCCTGTGTATCTCCTCGCAGGCGGGTTGTGGCATGGCCTGTCCATTCTGCGCCACCGGTCAGGGCGGCCTCGACCGCAACCTGTCCATCGGCGAGATCGTGGATCAGGTTCGCAATGCCGCCGCCACCATGCATGCCGAGGGGGGTCGTCTCTCCAATATCGTGTTCATGGGCATGGGTGAGCCCCTGGCCAACTATAAGCGTGTGGTCTCCGCAGTACGTCAGATCACGCAGCCGTCTCCGGAGGGTTTCGGCATCTCCCAGCGCAGTGTCACCGTGTCCACCGTCGGTCTGGCTCCGGCCATCCGCAAGCTTGCCGACGAAGACATGTCCGTCACCCTCGCGGTATCCCTGCACACCCCGGATGATGAACTCCGCGATGAACTCGTCCCGGTGAACAATCGCTGGTCTGTCGCCGAGGTTCTGGATGCGGCACGCTACTACGCTGATAAATCCGGTCGACGTGTTTCCATCGAGTACGCCCTGATCCGGGATATCAATGATCAGGATTGGCGCGCTGACATGCTGGGTGAGAAGCTGCACAAGGCGCTCGGTTCCCGGGTCCACGTGAACCTCATCCCGCTGAACCCGACCCCGGGTTCCAAGTGGGATGCATCCCCCAGGGACCGCCAGGAAGAATTCGTCCGTCGCGTCATCGCCAAGGGCGTTCCGTGCACGGTGCGGGATACCAAGGGCCAGGAGATCGCGGCAGCCTGTGGGCAGCTCGCGGCTGAGGAGAAATAA